The Arvicanthis niloticus isolate mArvNil1 unplaced genomic scaffold, mArvNil1.pat.X pat_scaffold_727_arrow_ctg1, whole genome shotgun sequence genome segment CACAAAGCCCAGGATGGCAGTGACCTCGACTTGGGGATGATCTGTATCTTTATCCTGCTTCTGGCTCGCCCCCTCAGAGCTGGGATGCTGCACACaccattttgtttggttgttaggttttgggttttttctttttcttttctttctttttgttttcgagacagaaggtcaactcactctgtagaccaggctggcctcaaactcacaaatccacctgcctctgcctcccaagtgctgggattaaaggcgtgcgccaccactgccggctggttttatttatttattttttttccaagagtttctcacagggcggtggtggcgcaacgcctttaatcccagcacttgggaggcagaggcagacggatttctgagttcgagaccagcctggtctacagagtgagttccaggacagccagagctacatggagaaaccctgtctcgaaaaacaaacaaacaaacaaacaagagtttctctgtgtaaccctggctgtcctggaattcagtctgtagaccaggctggcctcgaacttaagagatccagctgcctctgcctcctgagcattgGGACTACaatgtgccaccatggccagcttcCACCATATAATTCTGTGTGTGTACctagacatgcatacacatgtagaGGACAGATGTAGACACTGAAAATTTTCTTCACTCATTTGCTAtctcctgttttttgtttgtttgatttttgttgttgttgtttctctttttaagaaaatctttagggctggagagatggctcagtggttaagaacactgactgcttttccagagggtcctgagttcaactcccacctcatggtggctcacaaccatctgtaatgggatcggatgccctcttctggtgtttttttttttttttttttggtttgtcgaggacagggtttctctgtgtagtcctggctgtcctgaaactcactctgtagaccaggctggccttgaactcagaaatctgcctgcctctgcctcccaagtgctgggattaaaggcgtgcgccaccactgccctgcgccctcttctggtgtgtctgaagacagcaacagtgtattcatacataaaattaaatcttaggaaaaaaaaaaaagaaaatcttctgtgtgtgtttgagtctGGGTGTGTAGCAGGTGTGGGGATCAGAGGACCACCTCAGGGGTCGTTCtttgccttccatcttgtttaagGATAGGATCTTGCCTGCTGCTACATGACAGGCTGGCTGCCCTTGAGTTCACAGggactgcctgtctctgccctatCTCACAGGAAGAGTGCTGATACATGTGCACGCTACTGTGCTGGGCTATGTGTCtgctctggggattgaattcaggtcctcatgcttgcctaaGAGGTGACTTCTCCATTAATACCTCTTCAGCCCTCCAGCTCAGtaaagttttttctttaaattcactTATACTATGgtatgtgtgcgtgtctgtgtgtgtgtgtgtgtgtgtgtgtgtgcatgcgcaggGGTCAGGCAGGTGGATGCTTATGCCATGACATACTTGTAGGTCAGAGGATGCAGGCGTGTTTCTGTCCtacagtgtgggttctggggattgtaCTTAGGTCATCATACCTGGTAGCAAGCACCCGTAACACCCTCAGCCATCTCGCCagtcctgtctctacctctacctcatttttttgagacagggtctttctctgaACCTGGAATTGGTTATGCTTGTTGGccaacaagacacacacacacacacaaagtttaaaaaaaattttttttaaagaacttctcTGTAGGCTGGGCAGTCGTGGCATGTGTCTTTAaagtcagcacttgggagcagaggcagggagacctTTGAgtatgaggccaacctgggctacagagtgagttccaggccagcctgggctacagagcactacacagaaatattttgtcttgaaaaacaaacaagcaaacaaaaaacaacaacaaaaaagacgtCCTGCACTTCTGTGTAATCCTTGTTTTCTCGGGTTAATCATAGGGCTGGATGGGTTGGGGATGCAGCATTTCTCACCCTTGGGTCTGAGAGATTGTGGATATGAATGTGGCTGAGTTCCCATGGGGACAGGTTCCAAGACACTACCGATCACAGATGGCAATCTGTGGAGCTCTGGCCTGTGTGTGCGGTGACACTGCTTGCACGGAGCTCTGGCTCGTGTGTACGGTGACACTGCTTGCACGGAGCTCTGGCCTGTGTGTGCAGCAACTTGCACAGACCCTCAGACCCTATTCCACTTTTTTCATCTCTTGCCGATGTGAGGATGGAGTCCAGGGCCCTGAGAATGCTGGTCAAGTGCTCTGCCTCTGAGCGCACCCCAGCGGTAGACAGCGCACCACCAGCGGAACACTCACAACGCTTAAGGAAAGACGCACACATCCCTCCACTCTCTGGACTCAGCACAGTATTTTGCTTGTGGCAAGGCCAAGTTGCCACTGGACCTTTCTAAATCCTGAGGTGCAGGGGAAGGCTGCACTGCTAATTTACAAACAGCTGCATGTATGTTCTGGTGGAGCCCTTGGCGCTGACAGCCGGGTGAGGTGAATAAATGGGCAGAAAAGCAGTATAGGTGATGTGGGCCTAGCACGGTGGGCAGCCGGGAGAGCCTGGCAGCTGCTCGTCTTACCTTCTGCTTGTCCAGGATCTTCATGGCGTAGTGGCTCCCGGTCTCCTTGTGCTTTACGAGCATCACTCGCCCGAAGGAGCCGGTGCCAAGGGTCTTGATTCTGTCAAACTGATCCAACTGGGCTGTGTTCTGTGGGCAAGAATGGGAGGGGTCAGGGCCACCTCCCAGCAGCCTTCTGAGCTGGGGAGTCCCCTGTGTCACCGGCAGAGGGGGCCCTGGGGAGTGGGTGGAGATGACCCAGGGGACATTCTTTCAGGCAGGGTGGCAGGGGCCAGATCCGGCCCTGGCCTGGGGCCCAGGAGCTGCTGGCAGCTGCATGGAGAGTGGGGGCTGCCAGGTGCAAGGGTACAGTGGGTGGGGGCCCAGCAATGAAAAGTGGAGGCACCGTGAGCACGTTAGAAGGGACTGGGGCAGGGCTGGGCAGGGCACACAGTGACCGAGCTGGCGACTGTAGCCTGGGTACCGCTTACTCTGAGGTGCTCACCTGAGAAGGGGTCTCCCATTTTTTCAGGAAATCTTCCTTGGCTTTGGCTAGGAACTCTTTCactgagggagagagacacaagTTAGGTGATGAGCCCTTGCTTCGAGGCACATCAAGTTTTCCACTCTGGTAGGAAGTGGGGTATGGTTCTTTCAAGCCAGAATCTGTTATTTTACCAATGCCTTTGGGAGATCCTAGAGGCAACTTGGGGCATTTGATTGGGCTAGGGCCCAATATCCCACTAATTACAGAGGTAGGTATCAGATTCTTGTAACACCCAAAGAGGGCACATGGGCACTTGGGAAGACAGGACCAAGAGGCACATAGGCCAGTCCACCCCGCTCTCCCCAGCACTAAGAGACATTCCTTGGCCAGGGTTGTGCCAGCTGAGGTATTAATAGACTCTGATCTGGCTGCTCCTCTGTTGAGGCCAGGCCCTAGTGGAAGCCTACAGGGCTAGTGGAGCAGGTGCCCTTGGTGGGCTCAGCTGTCACCTTGGCCCCTGCTGGCTCTGGGCCTGCTTTTGCTGAGGGGAGAATCCTCGCCCCCTGAGCTGCTTCACTGGGTTTCTCCCTTCAGGCACGCTCGTCCCAGGGCTTGCAGCATTCTGAGGCCAGCATCTCACTTCCTAATGTAGAAGCTGTCCCTGGTGACTGGCTGAGGCACCCATTTCATTCTCTTTGATCTGTTTGACAACCTTCTTTACATCTGTTTTAACCACTTAATAGCTCAGGAAAATGAGGCCTAAAGACTGAGAGGCAGCTGAGGGACAGGACTTCAGGGTGAGAACTCAGAATCTGTTGGGATGTTGGCAAACTGTATGTCTTTTGAcaactcatctctctctctgggcctcagttttctatAGGAGCAAATGGGGATAAAAACCATGAGGACTTTGTAGGGTGCTGGTGGGGAGACAGTCCTGATTTCACCCTTTTAAAGAGCTGGAACAGTGGTCTGGTACCAGGTTTATGGTATAGAAATGCCAGTCATTCTATCTAACGGTTAATCTTAGTTGGCAAATTAACTATATCTGGAATCTGCTAAAACCCCAGCAGTTGGGCACACTGGTGAAGGGTTTTCTtaattggatcatttgaggtgggaagaccagCCCTAAACCTGGGCCACACCTCCTGGCAACAgcccacataaaaggacatggaGGAAGGCTACTTTGCCTTCTGCCCGCTTGCCCACACTTGTACTGGCCACTCATCTGTCCTGTTGCTGGTGCTAAAACCTACTTCTTCAGTATTCCAGTGCGGACTGAAGACCACCAGCTGTCCAGGAATCTTCTGGAACTCCAGCACTAGATTGGGACTGCTGACACATCCAGTCTTGGGACTGAACAACAACCCAAGCCACAGGCTATACAACACTCTAATGACCCCATATATAAGTACTCACTCCATCAGTTCTGCTCCTTTAGAGAAGTATGATCAAGAGtctcttgggatttttttttttcttttgagacagggtctctctctacatagccctggctgtcctggaactcactctttagtgATTCCagattagcctcaaactcagagctttcTGTGCCTCTGCcatctcttgagtgctaggattggaGGCTTGCACTACCACATCTGGTAGAAAATCAAGGTCCCTCCcttgattttctgagacaggatcttacactGTAGCCCAGTGTAACACGGGGCTCACTATACAGCCCCGGCTTCCCTTTACTCAGAGCAGTCCTCCCGACTCAGGTTCACTAGTATGGGGATGCATATGAGCTACTATACCTAGACATTTGGGGTCACAGCACAGGGGGGACAGTGCCAGGAGGAGCAGGATTGGAGTGGCATCACAGACTTAAAGTATCGAGATCTGAGGCAGGATCCTGCTATCAAGGCCAACCTAGAATATACAGTAAGAACCTGTATTGAAAGAGTAGGGGCTGGAGCTGAAGctgaagctcagtggtagaacacctgcCAGTGTGCACAAGGCCTAGGCTCTATCCCTAGCGAGACAACACAAAGAATATACTGGGCTATAATCCTAGAATTAGGAGGCTAAGACAGAAGGATCTCAAGTACAAggcctctcaaaaacaaaaacaaaaaaaaaaaaaaaaaaaaaaaaaaaaaacaacaaacaaaaacaaaaaaaaaaaaaaccaaccaaccaaacaacaacaacaaaaaaaaaaacatgcaaaggAGGTGGTGATGCAAGAACACGTGCCTAAAGCAAGAAGCCCACACTCACCTGCTGCCTGCCTCTCCCAGCAGAGTATGGCATGGGGGTTAGGTACCATGGGGCAAACTGGGGCCCACCAGTTCCCAGCCAGGATTCAGGGTGCTGACTGAGGCTTTAGTCCCCAGAAAGTGCAGCGCAGGTAACCCAGGAAACGGACAGCCAGATGGGCCCAGAGGAACAGCTGTAGCCACAGCTGGAAGGTGACATCGTCCTCACAATCACTACTTCCAGACCCCAGATCCATCCCAGGCggccctgggttctatctgcAATCTCCTCTTTGCTGGAGTAACAAGTGCCTCTTGGTAAGGTCTGGGGGTTGGGGAAGGAGTTGGTTGCCACGGAAGCATTTAAAGGCACCTGCTCCAGGCTGGTCAAGGACTGCAGAGGCTCTCCGTGACAGTGGGAGGTAGGAAGATTCTCTAGAGGGTGTCCCCTCTGGTTGGCCTGCTCTTCCAAGGATGCCCACGGCTCCCAGAATGTCTCCCCAGTGGAACAGTCTGCACACGGTCCATGTACCAGAGTACTGCCCACAGACAGAGGTGAAGGAGTTAAGGCCCACGCAACAGGCACCCGCTCTCCCAGAGGTTTAAGAAAGCCCCAGAGCTACTAATTAGCTGAAAGAACAGCTGGGAAGGAAGGCCAGGGTGGAGAACAGTAGTAAAAACCACTTTATCTTCTCCTTTGAATTTCCTCTCAACACAGAGCCCCCAAATCCTGTTCCCTTGAGAGACATGGGCATATCTGGTTCTGTCTTGCTCCTCTGCAGGGGCGGAGAGGGGAACGGTGTCCCGGGATGTCCTTGGCCTCTGTCAAACCTTGCCCTGTGCTTGGCTCTGTTCTCAGCCATGAAAGTCCAAACCGGAAATGAATGGCTAAAgttgagtgggggaggggaagatagCTTTAATCATCTTCCTTCTTTCCAGGCTCCCAAAAGCTAAAAGCTCTGCAGCAGCCTTCCTGGGGCTGCCCGGCACCTATGGACTCATGCTGCCAacaggaagaggacaaggaaggtAGCCCAGCAGCTGCTAGCTGGTGGAGCCTGCTGCCCTGCCCACTTCTCTCATTTGGAAGGGAAGGGTGCCATTggcctccactctctggatttgaTATGCCGTGAAAACTCCAGACATCTCTAGGAAAGCCAGTGCCACAGCAAGACATGGAGATCACCTTGGATTCAGATACGGGGTCACAGCAGCTAGCAAGAGTGCACTGCACTATATCCCCAGTTTAAGGGGAACCCCACCAATACTAGGTCTCCTCTGTCTCCAGGCAGGGTTCAGGGTATCAAGCTCTACTGTACCCAGGTCTAAGGTGGACCTATCTTTATTCTGGGCTGAATCCCAAAGATGGTATGACTACTCCATGCCCCTGTCTGAGCTGGAGCCCCACTCCAGGTAGACCATCTGCTTTGGTCTGAAATGGACCATTCATCCCTGTTCTTCTTTCTCAGGTTCCCTAGCCCAGGATTTTAGGAGAGGGGTTTTCAGGGATATTCAAGGGTCCACAGACTCCTTCTCTCCACCTGCTCCCCTAAACCCCATCACAGCCCCTCCCTGACTTAAGGGGCAGACAGTGTCTAGGAAGTTGCTATAACAACAGGGCTCAGCCTCACCATCGTTGGAGCTGGAAGCCATTACTCAGTCTTTCTCAGGGCACTAGCACTACGGTGGCTGGGAAGCCTCATAAGATCTGCTGCACCAGTTTGGCTGCCAATCCTTGGGGG includes the following:
- the LOC117702349 gene encoding cAMP-dependent protein kinase catalytic subunit alpha-like isoform X1, with amino-acid sequence MVPNPHAILCWERQAAVKEFLAKAKEDFLKKWETPSQNTAQLDQFDRIKTLGTGSFGRVMLVKHKETGSHYAMKILDKQKVVKLKQIEHTLNEKRILQAVNFPFLVKLEFSFKVRATARA
- the LOC117702349 gene encoding cAMP-dependent protein kinase catalytic subunit alpha-like isoform X2 → MGNAAAAKKGSEQESVKEFLAKAKEDFLKKWETPSQNTAQLDQFDRIKTLGTGSFGRVMLVKHKETGSHYAMKILDKQKVVKLKQIEHTLNEKRILQAVNFPFLVKLEFSFKVRATARA